From a single Pongo pygmaeus isolate AG05252 chromosome 12, NHGRI_mPonPyg2-v2.0_pri, whole genome shotgun sequence genomic region:
- the LOC134737777 gene encoding sulfotransferase 1C2-like, with product MPSPRILKTHLSTQLLPPSFWENNCKFLYVARNAKDCMVSYYHFQRMNHMLPDPGTWEEYFETFINGKVVWGSWFDHVKGWWEMKDRHQILFLFYEDIKRDPKHEIRKVMQFMGKNVDETVLDKIVQETSFEKMKENPMTNRSTVSKSIMDQSISSFMRKGTVGDWKNHFTVAQNERFDEIYRKKMEGTAINFCMEL from the exons ATGCCCTCTCCACGGATACTAAAGACTCACCTTTCCACTCAGCTGCTGCCGCCGTCTTTCTGGGAAAACAACTGCAAG TTCCTTTATGTAGCTCGAAATGCCAAAGACTGTATGGTTTCCTACTACCATTTCCAAAGGATGAACCACATGCTTCCTGACCCTGGTACCTGGGAAGAGTATTTTGAAACCTTCATCAATGGAAAAG TGGTTTGGGGTTCCTGGTTTGACCATGTGAAAGGATGGTGGGAGATGAAAGACAGACACCAGATTCTCTTCCTATTCTATGAGGACATAAAGAGG GACCCAAAGCATGAAATTCGAAAGGTGATGCAGTTCATGGGAAAGAACGTGGATGAGACAGTGCTAGATAAAATTGTCCAGGAGACGTcatttgagaaaatgaaagaaaatcccATGACAAATCGTTCTACAGTTTCCAAATCTATCATGGACCAGTCAATTTCCTCCTTCATGAGAAAAG GAACTGTGGGGGATTGGAAAAACCACTTCACTGTTGCCCAGAATGAGAGGTTTGATGAAATCTATagaaaaaagatggaaggaaCAGCCATAAACTTCTGCATGGAACTCTGA